A stretch of Miscanthus floridulus cultivar M001 chromosome 13, ASM1932011v1, whole genome shotgun sequence DNA encodes these proteins:
- the LOC136500327 gene encoding mitochondrial uncoupling protein 5-like, with protein sequence MGVKGFVEGGIASIVAGCSTHPLDLIKVRMQLQGEAAAAPQPALRPALAFHAGGHAVALPHHHDIPAAAAPRKPGPLAVGAQILRSEGAAGLFSGLSATMLRQTLYSTTRMGLYDILKTKWTPQDSGGVLPLHRKIAAGLVAGGVGAAVGNPADVAMVRMQADGRLPLAERRNYAGVGDAIGRMARDEGVRSLWRGSSLTVNRAMIVTASQLATYDQAKEAILARRGPGADGLATHVAASFTAGIVAAAASNPVDVVKTRMMNMKVAPGAPPPYAGAVDCALKTVRSEGPMALYKGFIPTVMRQGPFTVVLFVTLEQVRKVFKGVDF encoded by the coding sequence atggGTGTCAAGGGATTCGTCGAGGGCGGCATCGCCTCCATCGTGGCCGGCTGCTCCACGCACCCGCTGGACCTCATCAAGGTCCGCATGCAGCTGCAGGGGGAAGCGGCCGCGGCGCCGCAGCCGGCGCTGCGCCCTGCGCTCGCCTTCCACGCCGGTGGCCACGCCGTCGCGCTCCCGCACCACCACGAcatcccggcggcggcggcgccgaggaAGCCCGGGCCGCTGGCCGTGGGCGCGCAGATCCTGCGGTCCGAGGGCGCGGCGGGGCTCTTCTCGGGCCTGTCCGCCACCATGCTGCGCCAGACGCTCTACTCCACCACGCGGATGGGGCTGTACGACATCCTCAAGACCAAGTGGACGCCCCAGGACAGCGGCGGCGTCCTCCCGCTGCACCGCAAGATCGCGGCGGGGCTCGTGGCAGGCGGCGTCGGCGCGGCCGTGGGCAACCCGGCCGACGTGGCCATGGTGCGGATGCAGGCGGACGGGCGCCTCCCCCTCGCGGAGCGGCGGAACTACGCCGGCGTCGGCGACGCCATCGGCCGGATGGCGCGCGACGAGGGCGTCCGCAGCCTCTGGCGCGGGTCGTCGCTCACGGTGAACCGCGCCATGATCGTCACGGCGTCGCAGCTCGCCACGTACGACCAGGCCAAGGAGGCCATCCTGGCGCGCCGGGGCCCCGGCGCCGACGGGCTCGCCACGCACGTCGCCGCCAGCTTCACCGCGGGCATcgtggccgccgccgcgtccAACCCGGTGGATGTCGTCAAGACGAGGATGATGAACATGAAGGTGGCGCCCGGCGCGCCGCCGCCGTACGCCGGCGCCGTCGACTGCGCCCTCAAGACCGTGCGGTCCGAGGGGCCCATGGCGCTGTACAAGGGGTTCATCCCCACCGTGATGCGCCAGGGACCCTTCACCGTGGTGCTCTTCGTCACGCTCGAGCAGGTGCGCAAGGTCTTCAAGGGCGTCGATTTCTGA